The Pandoraea apista genomic interval GATATTTCCAAGCAAAGGATTGGCATATAGTCGACCGCAAAGTTCTCAGCCAATGAACCCGCGCAGCGACGAAGGAGGCAACCATGACCGACACGGCACCGATCGGATTTATCGGACTCGGCACGATGGGCGCGCCCATGGCGTTGAATCTTCGCAAGGCCGGCTCCCCGCTCGTCGTATGGAACCGCTCGCCGGAAAAGTGTGAGCGTCTGGCCGCCGCCGGCGCAGAGGTTGCGGCGGACTCGAACGACGTGTTTTCCCGATGTGCGACTGTCATGATGATGCTCATGGACGGCGAAGCCATCGATGCCGTGCTCGCGCGCGGAACGCAGGCGTTTTCCACACGCGTCCAAGGGCACGTCATCGTCAACTTGTCGACCGTGGAACCGGCGTACTCCCAGGCCCTTGCCGAAGACATTCGCGCCGCAGGCGGACGATTCGTCGAAGCACCGGTGTCGGGGTCGCGCATTCCGGCGGAAAAAGGCGAGCTTGTCGCCATGCTGTCGGGTGCGCCCGAAGATGTCGACGCCATCGGCGCTCAGCTTGCGCCAATGTGCCGGCAACACTTTGCGTGCGGACCGGTTCCCGGAGCTTTGCGCATGAAGCTGGCGGTCAATACGTTTCTGATTACCATGGTCACCGGTCTGGCAGAAGCCGCGCGCTTCGCTAGCGGACACGGACTCGACATGCACCGTTTCGCGGAAATCCTCGACGCCGGGCCGATGTGTAGCGCCGTTTCGCGCGTCAAGGTCGGCAAGCTGCGAGACAACGACCTGACGAAGCAAGCGAGCATCTCCGATGTGCTGAAGAACAGCGATCTGGTGATGAATGCTGCCGGTCTTGCGGGCATCGCTATGCCGCTGATGCAAGTCTGCCGTGCACTGTACGCAAAAACGGAGTCGATGGGATTCGGCGAGCAGGATATGGTCGCCGTCGTCAAGGCTATCGAGAACGCGTCACACACGTCTTGACGCAAATCGATACGACGTATCGGAATGCCTGCGGTTGCTGCCGGGATACCAGGAGAAGATTGTGCGGATTGTCGATGTTCGGGAGCTCACGATCCCGATTTCCCGTTACGCCGATCGCGCCATCCCGTCCGGCGGACTGACCACCAGCCTGGTCGCTATCGTCACCGATGTCATCCGATCGGGAAAGCCGGTCGTGGGATATGGCTTCGCGTCCATCGGCCGTTTCGGGCAAGGCGGACTGATCAGGGAGCGCTTCGCGCCACGGCTTATCGCCGCAGGAACACTCGCTAACGATACGGGTGACGGGCTGGATCCATTGCGTGCGTGGTCGGCGATGATGCAGGGCGAGAAGCCCGGCGGGCATGGCGAACGTTGCGTTGCAGTCGGTACCCTCGAC includes:
- a CDS encoding NAD(P)-dependent oxidoreductase, translating into MTDTAPIGFIGLGTMGAPMALNLRKAGSPLVVWNRSPEKCERLAAAGAEVAADSNDVFSRCATVMMMLMDGEAIDAVLARGTQAFSTRVQGHVIVNLSTVEPAYSQALAEDIRAAGGRFVEAPVSGSRIPAEKGELVAMLSGAPEDVDAIGAQLAPMCRQHFACGPVPGALRMKLAVNTFLITMVTGLAEAARFASGHGLDMHRFAEILDAGPMCSAVSRVKVGKLRDNDLTKQASISDVLKNSDLVMNAAGLAGIAMPLMQVCRALYAKTESMGFGEQDMVAVVKAIENASHTS